In Castor canadensis chromosome 11, mCasCan1.hap1v2, whole genome shotgun sequence, a single genomic region encodes these proteins:
- the Srsf1 gene encoding serine/arginine-rich splicing factor 1 codes for MSGGGVIRGPAGNNDCRIYVGNLPPDIRTKDIEDVFYKYGAIRDIDLKNRRGGPPFAFVEFEDPRDAEDAVYGRDGYDYDGYRLRVEFPRSGRGTGRGGGGGGGGGAPRGRYGPPSRRSENRVVVSGLPPSGSWQDLKDHMREAGDVCYADVYRDGTGVVEFVRKEDMTYAVRKLDNTKFRSHEGETAYIRVKVDGPRSPSYGRSRSRSRSRSRSRSRSNSRSRSYSPRRSRGSPRYSPRHSRSRSRT; via the exons ATGTCGGGAGGTGGTGTGATTCGTGGCCCAGCAGGGAACAACGACTGCCGCATCTACGTGGGTAACTTACCTCCAGATATCCGAACCAAGGACATTGAGGACGTGTTTTACAAATACGGCGCTATCCGTGACATCGACCTCAAGAATCGCCGCGGGGGACCGCCCTTCGCCTTCGTTGAGTTCGAGGACCCGCG GGACGCGGAAGACGCGGTGTACGGTCGCGACGGCTATGATTACGACGGGTACCGTCTGCGGGTGGAGTTTCCCCGGAGCGGCCGCGGTACAGGCCGAGGCGGCGGCGGGGGTGGAGGTGGTGGAGCTCCCCGAGGCCGCTATGGCCCCCCATCCAGGCGATCTGAAAACAGAGTAGTTGTCTCTG GACTGCCTCCAAGTGGAAGCTGGCAGGACTTAAAGGATCACATGCGTGAAGCAGGTGATGTATGTTATGCTGATGTTTACCGAGATGGCACTGGTGTCGTGGAGTTTGTACGGAAAGAAGATATGACCTATGCAGTTCGAAAACTGGATAACACTAAGTTTAGATCTCACGAG GGAGAAACTGCCTACATCCGGGTTAAAGTTGATGGGCCCAGAAGTCCAAGTTATGGAAGATCTCGATCTCGAAGCCGTAGTCGTAGCAGAAGCCGTAGCAGAAGCAACAGCAGGAGTCGCAGTTACTCCCCAAGGAGAAGCAGAGGATCACCACGCTATTCTCCCCGTCATAGCAGATCTCGCTCTCGTACATAA